A single window of Channa argus isolate prfri chromosome 2, Channa argus male v1.0, whole genome shotgun sequence DNA harbors:
- the LOC137107603 gene encoding up-regulator of cell proliferation-like isoform X1, whose amino-acid sequence MNTDKPEVTALLNFLSKLGMQKFYPNQLTLQFLLEINKNSIYDEEVESLGKITSCFLRKIFKINVGCRNCIDLSNDGENDDLSDFDFSTADDCTDNVNPLDVTTAVFLCADNFLQQELAVKMSMCQFPVPLLLPHGNNSQCTLMLWALRDIVKEWCPHVLSESKGFVEKNVVQANMPFYSFVRLKNCSLSKSQVLNHVLSHGKYDTNTFLNKEMKGGATTKKIAYGLVEVFWFLPTGTKNLDIFPEPLAFANLRGDICESLAQFKFLFEVSTATFVFLDKVEKEEQAILTSVQDVRSKLFLVVNRKKGNDKEDMMSVKTVVKKMELSNSRIKSKNPKENVAEFSEKLCGSIRKTLTSGGNTVSIENMLDKAVELGLSVDESTSYDQKKAAEETTNGIDVESILDYKKQQLPLQGVKWKRLSQLEMEKCRLKKTGDDKLDEYKFQLHTEKQQIKEDFGKQKQSTAMKCFIEHLSKRDREKRDFFLKWMKLKLNAHLLSDSQLPLLRNKLREHWDKNEKDVKLIAELEKALLDSSLGIEHYMREMGLIYEFSVTSSETTADEISRLPGIAAEMLLDGHPLELLDGDASNIPERWVTDVLMELHKKVGGKSRLLVLTVLGVQSTGKSTLLNTMFGVQFPVSSGRCTRGAYMLFIRVGEDMQSDLNCDFIVLIDTEGLKSPLLAQLEDSYEHDNQLATFVIGLSDVAVINVAMENLAEMKDVLQIAAHAFLRMKQIGKKPVCHFVHQNVAAVSAHAKTMIERKHLLDQLNEMTQIAAEMENIPHIEAFTDVLDYDVETNNWNIPGLWHGTPPMAPVNTGYSEAVADFKKNLLKTMKRDRNNEISQIPEFIIWIKSLWKAVKYENFSFSFRNTLVANAYDNLCQQFCEWQWEFIKEIFSWQKTAQLEINNADTESHLQHLNELVESKKSEVCKKISDEETLMKQKLRDYYKKKNMHINLIRKYKIDFFNSISCLANEIRHSVKSKMDQTLHLRTFSKELQDKMSKYRTVIEDQVMKLVSDCKESKLSDEELREKFERMWTKETENVTDLKVQNICENIIMQLRKSFLNRKVNELFENIGDLKEIGKRGFEVRTEHKKEIEFLSCVSAGRIEEIQEIADNIIESCSRFVVDVAKTNTDYHESFIKDLLDKVDESLKKHKKLWNIKFEFDVKLHMCGIASREFLKMHKKFLSDNDPRAQLEKFKTQYLSEFLYLYKLRSADKRSRN is encoded by the exons ATGAACACAGACAAACCAGAGGTTACAG CCCTGCTCAACTTTCTCTCTAAACTTGGAATGCAGAAATTTTATCCCAACCAGCTCACCCTTCAGTTTCTCTTGGaaatcaacaaaaacagcatataTGATGAAGAAGTTGAATCACTGGGGAAAATAACATCATGTTTTCTCAGgaaaatctttaaaattaatgttgGATGCAGGAACTGTATAGATTTATCAAATGATGGAGAAAACGATGATCTAAGTGACTTTGACTTTTCCACTGCTGATGACTGTACAGACAATGTTAACCCCCTCGACGTCACAACAGCAGTCTTTCTTTGTGCTGACAACTTCCTACAACAGGAATTGGCTGTCAAGATGTCGATGTGTCAGTTCCCTGTCCCCCTTCTGTTGCCCCATGGCAATAACAGTCAGTGTACCCTAATGCTGTGGGCTCTCAGAGACATTGTCAAAGAGTGGTGTCCACATGTTCTGTCTGAATCAAAAGGGTTTGTTGAAAAAAACGTTGTCCAAGCAAATATGCCATTCTATTCTTTTGTCAGactgaaaaactgcagtttatCAAAGTCTCAGGTTTTGAATCATGTTCTCagtcatggaaaatatgataCCAATACCTTcttaaacaaagaaatgaaaggaggagcaaccacaaagaaAATAGCTTATGGATTGGTAGAAGTTTTCTGGTTCCTTCCTACTGGTACCAAAAATCTGGACATTTTTCCAGAACCACTTGCCTTCGCCAATCTGAGAGGAGACATTTGTGAGTCACTTGCACAATTCAAGTTTCTTTTTGAAGTGTCAACTGCTACCTTTGTATTCCTGGACAAAGTTGAAAAGGAAGAGCAGGCCATTCTGACTTCAGTTCAAGATGTGAGATCTAAACTCTTTTTGGTTGTTAATCGCAAGAAAGGAAATGACAAAGAGGATATGATGTCTGTCAAGACAGtggtaaaaaaaatggaattgtCAAACAGCAGGATAAAATCCAAAAACCCAAAGGAAAATGTTGCAGAGTTTTCAGAGAAACTTTGTGGATCCATCAGGAAAACACTGACAAGTGGAGGAAACACAGTTAGCATTGAAAACATGCTTGACAAAGCTGTTGAACTTGGACTGTCTGTGGATGAAAGCACAAGTTATGACCAGAAGAAAGCAGCTGAGGAAACAACAAATGGAATTGATGTAGAGAGTATATTGGACTATAAGAAACAGCAACTTCCTTTGCAAGGAGTTAAATGGAAAAGATTATCACAGTTAGAAATGGAAAAATGCAGGTTAAAGAAAACTGGTGATGACAAACTGGATGAATATAAATTCCAGCTACACACGGAAAAACAACAGATTAAAGAGGATtttggaaaacagaaacaatccACAGCCATGAAGTGTTTTATTGAACATTTATCCAAAcgtgacagagagaaaagagatttttttcttaaatggaTGAAACTCAAGCTTAATGCACATTTGCTGTCTGACAGTCAACTACCTTTACTGCGTAATAAACTGAGAGAACACTGGGACAAAAacgaaaaagatgtgaaactcATAGCAGAGTTAGAAAAAGctctgctggacagctctttAGGAATAGAACACTACATGAGAGAGATGGGACTGATCTACGAGTTCTCTGTTACCAGCTCAGAAACAACTGCTGATGAAATCTCTCGTCTCCCTGGCATTGCTGCTGAAATGCTGCTGGATGGACATCCTTTAGAGCTGTTGGATGGAGATGCCTCCAACATCCCAGAGAGATGGGTGACAGACGTGCTGATGGAGCTTCACAAGAAGGTTGGGGGGAAGAGCAGACTGTTGGTACTGACTGTGCTGGGTGTTCAAAGTACAGGGAAGTCAACTCTCCTCAACACCATGTTTGGGGTACAGTTTCCTGTCAGCAGTGGCAGATGCACAAGAGGAGCTTATATGCTCTTCATCAGAGTTGGAGAGGACATGCAAAGTGACTTGAACTGTGACTTTATAGTTCTCATTGACACAGAGGGTCTGAAGTCTCCTCTTTTGGCCCAACTAGAGGACAGTTACGAGCACGACAACCAGCTGGCAACTTTTGTTATTGGTTTAAGTGATGTTGCCGTGATCAATGTCGCAATGGAGAATTTAGCAGAAATGAAAGACGTCCTGCAAATTGCAGCTCATGCATTTCTGAGAATGAAACAAATTGGTAAAAAGccagtttgtcattttgttcacCAGAATGTTGCTGCAGTTTCAGCTCATGCAAAGACTATGATTGAAAGGAAACATCTCTTGGACCAGCTCAATGAAATGACTCAAATTGCAGCTGAAATGGAAAATATTCCTCATATTGAAGCTTTCACAGATGTCCTGGACTATGATGTAGAAACAAACAACTGGAACATCCCAGGACTCTGGCATGGAACCCCACCCATGGCACCGGTGAACACAGGTTACAGTGAAGCTGTAGCAGATTTCAAGAAAAATCTTTTGAAGACaatgaaaagagacagaaacaatgaAATCTCACAGATCCCAGAGTTTATAATATGGATAAAAAGTCTCTGGAAAGCAGTGAAATATGAGAacttcagcttcagcttcagaAACACGCTTGTGGCTAATGCTTATGACAACTTGTGCCAACAGTTCTGTGAGTGGCAGTGGGAGttcataaaagaaatattttcctGGCAGAAAACAGCCCAGTTAGAAATCAACAATGCTGACACTGAATCTCACCTTCAGCATTTAAATGAGTTGGTTGAGTCAAAGAAATCTGaggtttgtaaaaaaatatcagaCGAAGAAACATTAATGAAGCAGAAGCTTCGGGactattacaaaaaaaaaaacatgcacattaatCTGATCAGGAAATACAAAATTGACTTTTTCAACAGCATCAGTTGTCTTGCAAATGAAATCAGACACTCAGTAAAGAGTAAAATGGATCAAACTCTTCACTTGAGAACATTTTCTAAAGAGCTTCAGGACAAAATGAGTAAATACAGAACAGTGATTGAAGATCAGGTGATGAAACTTGTGAGTGACTGTAAAGAGTCAAAACTGTCTGATGAAGAGCTGAGAGAGAAGTTTGAAAGGATGTGGactaaagaaactgaaaatgtgactGATTTGAAAGTACAAAACATATGTGAAAACATCATCATGCAGTTAAGAAAAAGTTTCCTGAATCGTAAGGTCAATGAGTTATTTGAGAACATTGGAGACCTGAAGGAAATTGGGAAGAGAGGATTTGAGGTCAGGACTGagcataaaaaagaaatagaatttTTATCCTGTGTCTCTGCTGGAAGAATTGAGGAAATTCAGGAAATAGCCGATAACATTATTGAATCTTGCAGTCGATTTGTGGTTGATGtagcaaagacaaacacagattatCACGAGTCTTTCATTAAGGATCTTCTAGACAAAGTGGATGAATcacttaaaaaacacaaaaagctttgGAACATCAAGTTTGAGTTTGATGTGAAGCTTCACATGTGTGGCATTGCCTCCAGAGAGTTCCTGAAAATGCACAAGAAATTCTTGTCAGACAATGATCCTCGAGCTCAGCTGGAGAAGTTCAAGACTCAGTACTTGTCagaatttctttatttatataaactgAGATCAGCAGACAAGAGAAGTCGTAATTGA
- the LOC137107603 gene encoding up-regulator of cell proliferation-like isoform X2 codes for MQKFYPNQLTLQFLLEINKNSIYDEEVESLGKITSCFLRKIFKINVGCRNCIDLSNDGENDDLSDFDFSTADDCTDNVNPLDVTTAVFLCADNFLQQELAVKMSMCQFPVPLLLPHGNNSQCTLMLWALRDIVKEWCPHVLSESKGFVEKNVVQANMPFYSFVRLKNCSLSKSQVLNHVLSHGKYDTNTFLNKEMKGGATTKKIAYGLVEVFWFLPTGTKNLDIFPEPLAFANLRGDICESLAQFKFLFEVSTATFVFLDKVEKEEQAILTSVQDVRSKLFLVVNRKKGNDKEDMMSVKTVVKKMELSNSRIKSKNPKENVAEFSEKLCGSIRKTLTSGGNTVSIENMLDKAVELGLSVDESTSYDQKKAAEETTNGIDVESILDYKKQQLPLQGVKWKRLSQLEMEKCRLKKTGDDKLDEYKFQLHTEKQQIKEDFGKQKQSTAMKCFIEHLSKRDREKRDFFLKWMKLKLNAHLLSDSQLPLLRNKLREHWDKNEKDVKLIAELEKALLDSSLGIEHYMREMGLIYEFSVTSSETTADEISRLPGIAAEMLLDGHPLELLDGDASNIPERWVTDVLMELHKKVGGKSRLLVLTVLGVQSTGKSTLLNTMFGVQFPVSSGRCTRGAYMLFIRVGEDMQSDLNCDFIVLIDTEGLKSPLLAQLEDSYEHDNQLATFVIGLSDVAVINVAMENLAEMKDVLQIAAHAFLRMKQIGKKPVCHFVHQNVAAVSAHAKTMIERKHLLDQLNEMTQIAAEMENIPHIEAFTDVLDYDVETNNWNIPGLWHGTPPMAPVNTGYSEAVADFKKNLLKTMKRDRNNEISQIPEFIIWIKSLWKAVKYENFSFSFRNTLVANAYDNLCQQFCEWQWEFIKEIFSWQKTAQLEINNADTESHLQHLNELVESKKSEVCKKISDEETLMKQKLRDYYKKKNMHINLIRKYKIDFFNSISCLANEIRHSVKSKMDQTLHLRTFSKELQDKMSKYRTVIEDQVMKLVSDCKESKLSDEELREKFERMWTKETENVTDLKVQNICENIIMQLRKSFLNRKVNELFENIGDLKEIGKRGFEVRTEHKKEIEFLSCVSAGRIEEIQEIADNIIESCSRFVVDVAKTNTDYHESFIKDLLDKVDESLKKHKKLWNIKFEFDVKLHMCGIASREFLKMHKKFLSDNDPRAQLEKFKTQYLSEFLYLYKLRSADKRSRN; via the coding sequence ATGCAGAAATTTTATCCCAACCAGCTCACCCTTCAGTTTCTCTTGGaaatcaacaaaaacagcatataTGATGAAGAAGTTGAATCACTGGGGAAAATAACATCATGTTTTCTCAGgaaaatctttaaaattaatgttgGATGCAGGAACTGTATAGATTTATCAAATGATGGAGAAAACGATGATCTAAGTGACTTTGACTTTTCCACTGCTGATGACTGTACAGACAATGTTAACCCCCTCGACGTCACAACAGCAGTCTTTCTTTGTGCTGACAACTTCCTACAACAGGAATTGGCTGTCAAGATGTCGATGTGTCAGTTCCCTGTCCCCCTTCTGTTGCCCCATGGCAATAACAGTCAGTGTACCCTAATGCTGTGGGCTCTCAGAGACATTGTCAAAGAGTGGTGTCCACATGTTCTGTCTGAATCAAAAGGGTTTGTTGAAAAAAACGTTGTCCAAGCAAATATGCCATTCTATTCTTTTGTCAGactgaaaaactgcagtttatCAAAGTCTCAGGTTTTGAATCATGTTCTCagtcatggaaaatatgataCCAATACCTTcttaaacaaagaaatgaaaggaggagcaaccacaaagaaAATAGCTTATGGATTGGTAGAAGTTTTCTGGTTCCTTCCTACTGGTACCAAAAATCTGGACATTTTTCCAGAACCACTTGCCTTCGCCAATCTGAGAGGAGACATTTGTGAGTCACTTGCACAATTCAAGTTTCTTTTTGAAGTGTCAACTGCTACCTTTGTATTCCTGGACAAAGTTGAAAAGGAAGAGCAGGCCATTCTGACTTCAGTTCAAGATGTGAGATCTAAACTCTTTTTGGTTGTTAATCGCAAGAAAGGAAATGACAAAGAGGATATGATGTCTGTCAAGACAGtggtaaaaaaaatggaattgtCAAACAGCAGGATAAAATCCAAAAACCCAAAGGAAAATGTTGCAGAGTTTTCAGAGAAACTTTGTGGATCCATCAGGAAAACACTGACAAGTGGAGGAAACACAGTTAGCATTGAAAACATGCTTGACAAAGCTGTTGAACTTGGACTGTCTGTGGATGAAAGCACAAGTTATGACCAGAAGAAAGCAGCTGAGGAAACAACAAATGGAATTGATGTAGAGAGTATATTGGACTATAAGAAACAGCAACTTCCTTTGCAAGGAGTTAAATGGAAAAGATTATCACAGTTAGAAATGGAAAAATGCAGGTTAAAGAAAACTGGTGATGACAAACTGGATGAATATAAATTCCAGCTACACACGGAAAAACAACAGATTAAAGAGGATtttggaaaacagaaacaatccACAGCCATGAAGTGTTTTATTGAACATTTATCCAAAcgtgacagagagaaaagagatttttttcttaaatggaTGAAACTCAAGCTTAATGCACATTTGCTGTCTGACAGTCAACTACCTTTACTGCGTAATAAACTGAGAGAACACTGGGACAAAAacgaaaaagatgtgaaactcATAGCAGAGTTAGAAAAAGctctgctggacagctctttAGGAATAGAACACTACATGAGAGAGATGGGACTGATCTACGAGTTCTCTGTTACCAGCTCAGAAACAACTGCTGATGAAATCTCTCGTCTCCCTGGCATTGCTGCTGAAATGCTGCTGGATGGACATCCTTTAGAGCTGTTGGATGGAGATGCCTCCAACATCCCAGAGAGATGGGTGACAGACGTGCTGATGGAGCTTCACAAGAAGGTTGGGGGGAAGAGCAGACTGTTGGTACTGACTGTGCTGGGTGTTCAAAGTACAGGGAAGTCAACTCTCCTCAACACCATGTTTGGGGTACAGTTTCCTGTCAGCAGTGGCAGATGCACAAGAGGAGCTTATATGCTCTTCATCAGAGTTGGAGAGGACATGCAAAGTGACTTGAACTGTGACTTTATAGTTCTCATTGACACAGAGGGTCTGAAGTCTCCTCTTTTGGCCCAACTAGAGGACAGTTACGAGCACGACAACCAGCTGGCAACTTTTGTTATTGGTTTAAGTGATGTTGCCGTGATCAATGTCGCAATGGAGAATTTAGCAGAAATGAAAGACGTCCTGCAAATTGCAGCTCATGCATTTCTGAGAATGAAACAAATTGGTAAAAAGccagtttgtcattttgttcacCAGAATGTTGCTGCAGTTTCAGCTCATGCAAAGACTATGATTGAAAGGAAACATCTCTTGGACCAGCTCAATGAAATGACTCAAATTGCAGCTGAAATGGAAAATATTCCTCATATTGAAGCTTTCACAGATGTCCTGGACTATGATGTAGAAACAAACAACTGGAACATCCCAGGACTCTGGCATGGAACCCCACCCATGGCACCGGTGAACACAGGTTACAGTGAAGCTGTAGCAGATTTCAAGAAAAATCTTTTGAAGACaatgaaaagagacagaaacaatgaAATCTCACAGATCCCAGAGTTTATAATATGGATAAAAAGTCTCTGGAAAGCAGTGAAATATGAGAacttcagcttcagcttcagaAACACGCTTGTGGCTAATGCTTATGACAACTTGTGCCAACAGTTCTGTGAGTGGCAGTGGGAGttcataaaagaaatattttcctGGCAGAAAACAGCCCAGTTAGAAATCAACAATGCTGACACTGAATCTCACCTTCAGCATTTAAATGAGTTGGTTGAGTCAAAGAAATCTGaggtttgtaaaaaaatatcagaCGAAGAAACATTAATGAAGCAGAAGCTTCGGGactattacaaaaaaaaaaacatgcacattaatCTGATCAGGAAATACAAAATTGACTTTTTCAACAGCATCAGTTGTCTTGCAAATGAAATCAGACACTCAGTAAAGAGTAAAATGGATCAAACTCTTCACTTGAGAACATTTTCTAAAGAGCTTCAGGACAAAATGAGTAAATACAGAACAGTGATTGAAGATCAGGTGATGAAACTTGTGAGTGACTGTAAAGAGTCAAAACTGTCTGATGAAGAGCTGAGAGAGAAGTTTGAAAGGATGTGGactaaagaaactgaaaatgtgactGATTTGAAAGTACAAAACATATGTGAAAACATCATCATGCAGTTAAGAAAAAGTTTCCTGAATCGTAAGGTCAATGAGTTATTTGAGAACATTGGAGACCTGAAGGAAATTGGGAAGAGAGGATTTGAGGTCAGGACTGagcataaaaaagaaatagaatttTTATCCTGTGTCTCTGCTGGAAGAATTGAGGAAATTCAGGAAATAGCCGATAACATTATTGAATCTTGCAGTCGATTTGTGGTTGATGtagcaaagacaaacacagattatCACGAGTCTTTCATTAAGGATCTTCTAGACAAAGTGGATGAATcacttaaaaaacacaaaaagctttgGAACATCAAGTTTGAGTTTGATGTGAAGCTTCACATGTGTGGCATTGCCTCCAGAGAGTTCCTGAAAATGCACAAGAAATTCTTGTCAGACAATGATCCTCGAGCTCAGCTGGAGAAGTTCAAGACTCAGTACTTGTCagaatttctttatttatataaactgAGATCAGCAGACAAGAGAAGTCGTAATTGA